One Vitis vinifera cultivar Pinot Noir 40024 chromosome 8, ASM3070453v1 genomic window carries:
- the LOC100266541 gene encoding pentatricopeptide repeat-containing protein At5g03800, translating into MALLSVYFPQTPFPFCLSRPTLPSQSLYSLSLSKTSFSSSRSKPYALLTSHPPLSNQPALLSNFPSVSNDTVNDHYYLLDLSVRYDDVELIKAVHASIFKLAEDIHLANALIVAYLKLGMVPNAYKVFVGLSCPNVVSYTAMISGFAKSNRERQAMEIFFRMRSSGIELNEFSFVAILTVCIRLLDLELGCQLHAIVIKMGFLNYTFVSNALMGLYGKCGYLDSVLQLFDEMPHRDIASWNTVISSVVKEMMYERAFELFRDMRRIDGFRIDHFTLSTILVAARGLASMVGREIHAHVIKIGFESNISVINALIRFYTKCGSIKHVVALFEKMRVRDVITWTEMITAYMEFGLTDLALEVFDKMPARNSISYNAILSGFCQNGEGSKALAFFCRMVEEGVELTDFTLTGVLNACGLLMEAKISKQIHGFILKFGFGSNACIEAALLDMCTRCGRMADAQKMFSQGSFSQSGSIIWTSMICGYARNAQPEEAISLFCQSQLEGAMVVDKVASTAVLGVCGTLAFHEMGKQIHCHALKSGFLSDLGVGNSIITMYSKCSNMDDAIKVFNVMPAHDIVSWNGLIAGHLLHRQGDEALSVWSKMEKAGIKPDTVTFVLIISAYRHTNSNLVDNCRRLFLSMKTIYHIDPTVEHYTSLVGVLGYWGLLEEAEEMINKMPIEPEASVWRALLDACRIHSNTTIGKRAAKHLLAMKPLDPSTYILVSNLYSAYGRWHCSDMVREEMRVKGFRKHPGRSWIIHENKVHSFYARDKSHPQAKDIHSGLELLIMECLKAGYVPDTSFVLHEVEEHQKKDFLFYHSAKIAATYGLLMTRPGRPIRIVKNILLCGDCHTFLKYVSIVTGREIFLRDASGHHCFLNGQCSCKDYW; encoded by the coding sequence ATGGCTCTTCTCTCTGTTTATTTTCCCCAAACCCCATTTCCTTTCTGCCTCTCAAGGCCTACTTTACCATCACAGTCGCTgtattctctttctctctctaaaacctCCTTTTCTTCCTCTAGATCCAAACCCTATGCCCTTCTAACATCACACCCTCCTCTTTCCAACCAACCGGCTCTTCTGTCCAATTTTCCTTCAGTTTCTAATGACACCGTCAACGACCACTACTATTTGCTAGACTTATCGGTTCGGTACGATGATGTTGAGCTCATCAAGGCTGTCCACGCTTCAATTTTCAAGCTTGCAGAAGACATTCATTTGGCCAATGCTCTCATCGTGGCTTATCTCAAACTGGGTATGGTTCCTAATGCCTACAAGGTTTTTGTGGGACTTTCGTGCCCGAATGTGGTGTCTTATACTGCCATGATTTCGGGTTTCGCCAAGTCTAATCGAGAACGCCAAGCTATGGAGATTTTTTTTAGGATGAGAAGTTCAGGTATTGAGCTTAATGAATTTAGTTTTGTGGCGATATTAACAGTATGCATTCGGCTGTTGGATTTAGAATTGGGTTGTCAACTTCATGCTATTGTGATTAAAATGGGCTTTTTGAATTACACTTTTGTTTCCAACGCACTGATGGGTTTGTACGGTAAGTGTGGGTATTTGGACAGTGTGCTTCAGTTATTCGATGAAATGCCTCACAGAGATATTGCGTCATGGAATACTGTGATTTCGAGTGTGGTGAAGGAGATGATGTATGAGAGAGCATTTGAATTGTTTCGTGATATGCGGAGAATTGATGGATTTAGAATTGACCATTTTACACTTTCAACCATTCTGGTGGCAGCCAGAGGGTTAGCTTCGATGGTAGGGCGGGAAATCCATGCCCATGTTATCAAAATTGGGTTTGAGTCCAACATAAGTGTGATCAATGCTCTAATTAGGTTTTACACAAAATGTGGGAGCATAAAACATGTGGTGGCTTTGTTCGAGAAGATGCGTGTAAGAGATGTCATTACTTGGACAGAGATGATTACAGCTTACATGGAATTTGGGCTTACAGATTTGGCTTTGGAGGTCTTTGATAAGATGCCTGCGAGGAATTCTATTTCTTATAATGCTATTTTGTCTGGATTTTGTCAAAATGGAGAAGGATCGAAGGCTCTGGCTTTTTTTTGCAGAATGGTGGAGGAGGGTGTGGAATTAACAGATTTCACTTTGACTGGTGTTCTTAATGCTTGTGGGTTGCTTATGGAGGCGAAAATTAGCAAGCAAATTCATGGGTTTATCTTGAAGTTTGGTTTTGGGTCAAATGCTTGTATTGAAGCTGCATTGCTTGATATGTGCACAAGGTGTGGAAGGATGGCTGATGCTCAAAAGATGTTCTCTCAAGGGTCTTTCAGTCAGAGTGGTTCAATTATTTGGACTTCAATGATATGTGGTTATGCACGAAATGCGCAGCCAGAAGAGGCAATATCTCTTTTTTGCCAGAGCCAATTAGAGGGAGCAATGGTTGTTGACAAAGTTGCATCAACTGCTGTACTTGGTGTCTGTGGAACTCTAGCGTTTCATGAGATGGGGAAGCAAATCCACTGTCATGCTCTTAAATCTGGATTTTTATCTGATTTAGGGGTGGGGAATTCCATAATTACCATGTACTCTAAGTGCAGTAACATGGATGATGCAATTAAGGTTTTCAATGTTATGCCTGCACATGATATAGTTTCTTGGAATGGTTTAATTGCTGGACATCTTCTTCATAGGCAGGGGGACGAGGCTTTGTCTGTCTGGTCTAAGATGGAGAAGGCAGGTATAAAGCCAGATACAGTTACCTTTGTGTTGATAATTTCAGCTTACAGACATACTAACTCAAATTTAGTTGATAATTGTCGAAGATTGTTTCTCTCCATGAAAACCATATATCATATTGATCCCACTGTAGAACATTATACCTCCTTGGTTGGTGTTTTGGGTTATTGGGGTCTCCTAGAGGAAGCGGAGGAAATGATCAATAAGATGCCTATTGAGCCAGAGGCTTCAGTTTGGCGAGCTCTGCTTGATGCTTGTAGAATTCATTCTAATACAACCATTGGAAAACGAGCTGCAAAGCATCTACTTGCTATGAAGCCATTGGATCCGTCTACTTACATACTTGTATCAAACCTGTACTCTGCATATGGGAGATGGCATTGCTCTGATATGGTTAGAGAGGAGATGAGAGTGAAGGGGTTTCGGAAACATCCAGGCCGAAGTTGGATTATTCATGAAAACAAGGTTCATTCATTTTATGCTAGGGATAAATCCCATCCCCAAGCCAAAGACATACACAGTGGACTGGAGTTACTAATTATGGAATGCCTAAAGGCTGGATATGTGCCCGACACGAGTTTTGTTCTTCATGAAGTAGAAGAACATCAGAAGAAGGATTTTTTGTTCTATCACAGTGCAAAAATAGCTGCGACGTATGGGCTTCTGATGACCAGGCCCGGAAGACCCATTCGGATTGTGAAGAACATTCTTTTGTGCGGTGACTGTCATACTTTCTTGAAGTATGTTTCAATTGTTACTGGGAGAGAAATTTTTCTGAGGGATGCTTCAGGCCATCATTGTTTCTTGAATGGTCAATGCTCATGCAAAGATTACTGGTGA